The Anas acuta chromosome 14, bAnaAcu1.1, whole genome shotgun sequence DNA window TACACACAAGAAATCATCCAAAAAAtgacattcttttattttatacagaaacCAGCTAAGAACTACttgcaggagagagaaagagaaacccCTCGTTGTTTGAGGCCAGGGTAACTCAGCTTAGCATTTCTGCAGCAATACACGTGAGGAGAATGATTCCCAGTCCAATTGTTTTGACAAGGGAGATACCAGATTGATACGTTATCATCGATCCACTGCTGAGGAACAAACCCTGAATAGATGTGGCCTtgctggctggggcagggagcgggCCCGGCGGTAGCAGGAGCAGCCCGGTGGGCCCTGCCGGCCCAATTAAACCTACAGCCATGCTTTAAATGTGGCACAATGAACACAGCGGTGGGTACTGGGAACACTTCCTTCGGGCTGTAAGAGAGGGAAGCGAATCCCAGACGCCCCAGAAATGACCTGAAGCCCCAGAGGACGAGACAGCAGCGTGCCTCGGGCCCTTTGGGGTGCTTCCCACCACTCTCGGCTCCGGCCAATTCCCCCAGGCACCACAGGCACAGGAGTGTGAGTGGCCCTGGGCTGGGGCACTGCAGCCCGTGACTCATTTCCACTGAAGAAGCCACGAAAAATTAGCCGGTCATTGGCTTTGTGCGGCCGCAACACAAAACAATAAACCCATTGCAGCGTTCTTCTTGTGAGAAAGGACCTCTGcagtgaagcaaaaaaaaaaaaaaaaaaagctcacagaaACCACTACCAAACCCAGCAATATTTATCAACTTCTTGGGAACAAAAGCGTGTATCAGCCAGAGCAAGAGCGGAGGGAAAACAAGTCTCTAAGTAAGTGGGAGGTCTCCCCTGTAGAGGTTTTATTCCTCGGCCTAATCCCCGCTTTCCCATGGATGCCACGGACAATTAGCGCCCATCTTTTCACTGCAGGCCGGGCTCCCACCGGCGCGGCGGAAGAGGCGGACAATGGGCAGATTTCACACATTTCCTCCGCGGCGGCCCCGCGCTCCCGTGGCAGATTCGATTTCCTCCAGCACGCGGCGTTCCCCCTGCAGCTGATCCTGCCCCCCTCGCCTCGCTTTTCCTTCTTGCATGGGAACTGCAAGTACAGCCTCGAGACGTGCTTCCGAAAAACGCCTGGAAGAGCAATCTTAGAGCAACTTCcaaatgactggaaaaaaaatcaagtgtcCAAACGATTCTGGGGTTTGGGCAAGGAGAGGGatctgcctgcagcacagctgagccTTCCTGCCTTGCACCCGTGGTGTAAAATCCCCAGGCCAGGAGCAGGCccggtgctgcaggcaggaggcccCATGGCAGCTCCGCCGCCCCCAGGCTTCACCCCTAGCACCAGGCCCTCCTGCAGGGAGGTTCTGCTCATTTCTGCCTTCCCAAACTGCCCAAAAACTGCCCCAGGATCACTCCTGGAGGACACAAGGGAACGGCTCCGAGCAGGCATCAGTGCAGACCCCGGGGCTGTGCAGGCTGCGGGGCagaccccagcagcagctggaaggggCAGGTGCCATCAGAAGGGTTTAAGGAGCAGGACAAAAGTCACAAAATGCCCTAAAACACACAGCCCAGCTAAGTTCCACTTCCTGCAGACAGCACCAAGGCCCCAGACATCGCTCTAAGGTGCTCTAACATCTGCTAATGAATCGTTACTTATAAACCAAACTCTCTCTAAGTAGCAATGTTAGAAAAGGAGAAGGTAAAGTTCCAGGAGTTTTCATCGATTAGTAAAATGAGCCATACCTACACAAACGAGGGAGAAGTCGTGGTGCAGAGGTGACCATTATAGGAATAGTACCGGCTCTTTGCTAGCAAAAGCTCAGCTGTAAGCATCCCCCATCCCGAGCActgagccagccctgctgcctcccctccccggggAGGAAAATATTCGCTGGTTTCACAGGGAAAAGGCAAAATCCGTTTCTGGGAGATGGAATCCGGATCCTGTCTGAACCTGCTCAGAGGTTTACGAtgctggaaagagaaaacaagctgGCTGACAGGAGGCAGGCCAAAGGTATTCGGTCACCAGAGATCACCACGGCCCCACCACTTCTGCGTGTAAAGTGGCTGAGCTGTCAGAGACCCAAAGTAATTATTTGAGCTTGGAGTCAGTGTTAACCCGCGCTGAATACAAGCGTGGGTTTCTTCAAACCCCATCACCCACCCCCTTTCAGCAGGGCATCCCTCCCTGCCCGTGCTCCTTGAGGATGGCCAGAGCCGCTGCCTGCAGGCCAGCTGAGCTCTAGGTGTCTGCAGCTCCAGGCCACCAAACGGGGAGGCACAGGCATGCCAAATATTCTGGTTCTCTGAATATACAAGACCAAATAAGGCCCAAATGCCAAGAGAGTAAACACAAGGCCGATCTACCAAGTTTGGGCAAATATGATTCAGAGTTCCCTAATGCTCCAGATTTTGCCTCGCAGGATAAACTTAATAATTCTGTGTACGCttattcttgtttaaaaagGAAGTCACCGTGTAACCCCCATCTGTCTCTGTCCGCCCGACCGCTTGTTTATCGAGACTGTGCATTTGTGAAGTTCGGCCGTGAATCAAAACTATGAATAAACCATTTCACGAAGCAGATAGCTTATGTATGCGAGACCGAGAAAAACCCAACACGCCCCCAAAAATTTATGGAATTGCTGTTTCCTCAACTGCCAGGGAAACAGGGCGAAACTGAATGCTGTTCTCAGGATTTGAAGACCTGGCTACAGAAAGGAGGGAGGATACCttgaggaggagaaagcagtCCGACTGTGTCACACCTTCTGTGCAGAAGCGATGAAATTCCTgcagaaaatctgcatttgtaATCATTAACCAGGTGCAATAAAGCATAGAAACTCAATTAAACACTGATCTACAGCAAAAATTGCTACGTAAGTGACATTTATTAATGTTCTGCTATATTTACAGTTTTAACATAGTAAAACTCCAAAGTGAATTACCACTTGGCAGAAAGCACAAAAGTGGACATTAAATCTACATTTATAATGCATCATCGTCTCTGCTAACACAAATTATAAAAGCAAGAATTACAGGTATGTTAGGAATTGTCTCAAAAGTCCcaagccaaagaaaaaaaaaggcccttTGTTTTGCAAGATAATTTTTATACAAAGTTGCAATGTGACCTTTTATCTTTACACTACCAAGGTGTACTGTGAAAATCTCTATATAGTCCAAAAAGTAGGTAGTACGAAAGAAAAGTATACTACAACATTGAGAATATAGactattaaaaaattaataccTGTGCCACCTTCAAAATACTACTCTCTCCCAATTCCACCTCGAGGATCCGTACCGTACAGATGTACAGAccaatttttcctttcagacgCAGATAGCACAGGTGGTGGAGAACTAAGCAGCAGCAAGGTATGTAACCATAGCAATGCCTTCACTTACACTTTTGAGCTCATCCCTTCGGGGCAGCCAGCATTATGCACGCCGTACACTAACCACCAGAGTCCAAACCTGCTCCCAGGATGCggaaggaaataaagcaagCCTGTCCCCTGCTGGCTGCGGGGCATAGCTCATGCTACCCAAATTACTACAGATACTACATCAGGCTTTATTAGCACGTCACAGACTCGATTGCAAGAGCTTTTGCAAACATTAGCCACTAATGATTTAATGATTACAGAATTCTgcattaattattaaaattttacatctagaaacaaatagaaagaaatgcttctccttttttcaacagtacttttatttatttagtttaaagcaggtgattattttttcttctgtttcagagtCTTGATTCACTTCCTGCAGGTGTCCTATTACTTCTTGAGGGAGAATTCGCTAACGCAGGAAGACATTTGCCAGAAAACATCTGTCGGAGAAGGATATTGAATATTGAAACTATAGTTAGATTGCTATTTTGGATAACAGAAGGATGTAGTTCACAAAGAGTGCAGGATGTCTAAAGGCTTATGAAGTATGTCAGTACACAATGACATGACTCTAATGAAATGTGCGGTGTTTCTGTGCATATGTTCCACTTCTAAAGAGTTAAAATTCCTGAAGAGTTAAAAACAGACACTGAAACAGGCAATGCTCTTAGAAACTCAGGCATAAAAACACATCCGTTTATGAAGTTACACTGCATTTGCACTAGGAGAACAAAATTGTACTCCGTCTTATTTGCTGCATCCACACACACGATTATGACTTCTGTATCTTTATATCAAACGTCTCAGTATGAGAGGCACCAGCTCTCACAAATTGCCTGTTCCAGTCATGCTGGGAAGAACCATCCAAACCTGAGATCCAACATAAAACACCTGCACTCAGCACACAGCTGGGGGATTCTGCTGGGATGCTGTCAGGAATGATGTCTGTTACTCGTACACACATCAAACAGTAAACAACAAACTTTCAATTAGATTCATTTTcaccagtttgtttttttttatttgcacaaattattcctctcctctttcccttcttaTATTCTAAAAATTAGCCCCTCTAGAACAATAATGATCATTCACTGTGCCCTTTTCATTatggccagcagcagaaatcttaaaaaaaaaaaataatatagtgAAAATCCAAGTCTTTCGTGGTTTCCCTTCTCAGAATTCAGGattaaagatttatttccaATGAAAATGTCAAAGTTGTAGATTTTAGAAGTGATTGTAGACATTTATCTCGAGGCATCTAAAAGAGTGCTTTTTGAAAGCTCCCAAGTgtacaaaaattttaaaaaaaagatttttttaaaaatactatacCACCATCCTTACAAGCAAGGAATTAAGCAAGGTCTCTACAATTAGAATTTCAAATTCCAATACAGGAAAGGCCTGTGCAACAAGAAAACACACGGTTCctataataaatgaaaaactaagtttcagtaaagaagcaaaattaaaaaaaaaaaaaaaaaaaacagtttagtGAAAACAAACTACAGATGACACAGTTGATGCTTGAATGCTCTCACTATGTGACTATACACCTGAGGGAAGTAATCCTTCTGGTGACTCAGCAGGAATTTCAGAGGATATTACAAATCCTGGAGGAAGTCAACAGAAAAGTCCACCATAAACCAGTAACGGCATTAAATGGAATAGAAACACTTCAATAAACTGACTGAAGAACTACTTTTACATGCTATCACCACTGCACGACCTGAGCTGGAAAACACTGCACAATTCTCATTTTGTGTAGCATGTTCccactgcaaaacagaaatgaagcagaatcTTAAGCAACTCAGTTtctaataaaaggaaaatgcatttggaaaatTAAGCTTTGGTTTTAAGTTCTGAACAATTTAATGACCTCAATTTAAAGCCggggtttgtttggtttctttatACCACTGTCCCAGCTGCAACTGCTTGAGCCCTGTCTTGGGGAAATCTAGTGTTATTATGAATTTTCTAAAGGGAGCATCATGTTGCACTCGCCATCTGGGAAGCAAACTATTACAGGATTTCCTTCCCCTCGGGGAGGGACAGTTAATGCAAGGCCATTATCTGCTGTAAGCAGGAAATTATGCTAGAAGGATTCAACTACTTAATTCTCCTCCTTTAAAGTCCCATTAGGAAGGTAGCAATGTTAAGGATCAGccttaaagaaaaagacttcTAGGCATTAAGGCTTTTTCAAAACGTTCAGGTAAAAGTGTGTTCAAGTATGCAGGAGAGGTCTGCAATGAGAAATCGTGTGCAAGAGCTGAGTTTCTTCAGGAACTTGGCAAAAAATTCAAAGAGCACACTAAATTCAGACAAATTGTTCTTTCTGGGACATAAGCCAGATACACTGGCACAGTCTTCCAAACAGATTTTGTGACCTCTATTCATGTTTAGGACATACCACATGTTTCAGGCATATTATTTATGCTGAAAGACACACCTGTCAAATACAGTGCAACACCAAGGGGCAGAGATTCTGTTTGTACAATTCAAGTCATAGAATCtaatgaatttaaaattcttcaaaGGGAAAACTCAGATAGAAATGTCAAGTATTCCTCTGCTCCCCACCAAGTCAGTCTGGCTGTGCCCATCTGTAGAAACAGGAGCTGTGTATGTGACACCAAGAAACAATTGTTTGCTGCTGCCTTGTGTTCTAAAAATATTGTCGTAAATAAAAGCCTCGTTactaaataaaacttaaaacagaacaaattcaCGAAAGCAGAAAGCTTACCTCTAGTAAATAAAGAGGACTCTGGTTCTGGGGAGAGTGGAAAAAGTATCTGGCATCTTTCTAACCTTTGCATAATTAATAAATcctctgagaaacagcagaaaacctAGATGAGAGAAACACATTTGTCTGGTTAGGGCAGATTTTGCTTCTGCAATTAGAGAAGGAGCAGTTCGACTCACTGTTACTAGCACAGAGGGACTTAAGTCGCTGGGATGAGTAATTGCTGATTAAATACAGGAACTTTTCTTGTATCAATGACACCTGATCTTTCAATTTCATCCGATCTCAAAAACAAACCTTCCTTAGCCAATCACAAAACTTTTGACTCCAAATGAGGCCTAGTCGCTTccaaaggagagggaaaaataaacaaaaataaaaaagacagtcCATGAGACCACAACTGactcttccatttaaaatacaagaacaGACAACATCAATAACTCTGAAGACAAGTAttgttctcttctttttcccttctggaTGATAAAAGTGACACTGATACCAAGAATGACGACAGAAGGCTGTGGCTTATGTGTatcttcaaaacacaaaaagcactCAGGAAGAGTTTGAGGGTTACATTCCAGTTTTATATCTACATGTACATATTTCAGCTGCCAGTAAAGCTGTGCTTACAAAAGCCCCTACTACACTTTACAGAGTTCTAAGCAAACATTTCCTCTTTCCCCCAGAACAAAACACTTACCTAGTACAAGGAACACCCACCAGAGCCAATACTGACCATCAAAGTAACCGGGAAAATAGGtggagaactgaaaaaaataaataaattacaagttAAAGCACATGCTAGTGTCTGAACCCAAATCTATTCTCAAGCCCTCTGCACACAAGAGAGTTTATAGAACCCTGCATCTTAGTAACTACACAGACTGGAGGGAATGAACTACCTCCACGAACTTTTTTCTACACTTCTGACCAACTGTAACCAGGGGGAATGGAACAGATCAAATACTCAGCCATAAACTCTTCCAATCAGTGGAGCAGAAATACACGAGTGAGTAAATAATCCTATTCACCCCCACGTCTTTGATGCTGATAAGCCATGTTCGTAGTTTCTGAAAGGGGAGAGACCAGGCTTGCAGCAGTGCATCATGTAATTACACTGTTAGGTTGGACAGCATAGCTAACAAAAGCACAGTCAAAAAGAAATCCCATACCTGTGGAACCCTTTGACAGTAATTTCTATTGGGAGAATTGCTGCCTGTTGAATGAAAGGCACCAACACTAGTAGAGCACTTAAGTTCACTATGCCAATGGCAAATGCAatgattttgctttctctctattctaatttaaaaatctaACAAATGGCAAGCTTGATGCCAAAGTTTAAATCAAATCTGCAGTTAAAGTCACTGGTCTCTGTCATACCTCTTAATCCAGCAAACAGTTTTTAACAGCACTGTTACAAGGATGTCCCCCAAAATCTTaagtttctacagaaaaaaaaaatgaagatatatTGTATTTACAAATCCAATTCCTAGCCTAAAAATACTAGGTGTGAAGTGACCATGCTAACACTAATGCTGTCTATTTCTACTCAGGCACAGCTGagttttttttgcttgaaatttaaaatgtcagcTGGGGACAGCCGGGGACATCCGCATGCCATTTTCACAGCCACCATCGTTCCATGGCACTGAAtaaatcttttcttattttttctcacaACCCATCCAAAAGAGTATTTTGactatattttctcatttcttacaGTATCAGTACACGTATatatcatttttgtcttttttccccctagaaatgttttgctttctccctgcctctaagttttaaaaatactacacCAGCCTTTCTTGCTTCTGTAGGCAGAGGTCTATGCCCAGCAGGACCCTTTCTTTGGATCTGGACTCCTAAAATACAAACCAGCGCTGATCAGTCACATCCTGCCTTTCTCTGTGTGATCCAgtggagaggagcagagaagaTCTTTTAGCAACCTAGATATGCACGCTGTtactatggaaaataaattaaaatagaaaagcacACTTCTGATCACCTGCTGCTTGTGTCGCATGCACAACTCACCAGAGGGCACCAGCGAGCTTCTCTCACCCATGTGACTACGTGGTCACTGCCTCTCCcttcagcacaaaaaaaaaaacaaaacaaacctcacACTGCCTAATTCTTAAGTCCCTGTTTCCCTCTTCTCACTGGTCATGCTCACACCAAACCCACATTTTAGAGAATACCGATTTTTCAAAGCAGCACCTAAAGAACTTCATCCTAGAGAGGAACATCGCTATGCTGACTGTGGGGCTGGCTTCACCTGCATAAATGTTTTATGAAGATCAGATCATTGTTACTGCTCAACACACAACCACATTTTGACCCAATACAGTGGCTCTGCCAGAGAGAGACATCCTTGGGTGTGCAATCTTTATTctcctttattaaaataacagtCCCAGCATGTAACTACATAAATAGGACAGAACGACAAAAAAGCTCTGTCCTCGTCAAGTGAGGGGATCAAAATCCATTTCAGCATAAAAAGCTAAATTTACTACAAATAAATTCAGTATAAGTGACAAAAATGAGTTTGGGGgagaaaagtggagaaaaaaaaaaaaaagagtacatgTTTCTGCACTACGCAACTTACCCTGACAATAAGGATCCACTTGATAAGAGACAGACCAAACCCAGAAATGGCCCCGTATCTTCCTGCAGCTGAAGTAGTCagacagaaagacaggaaaaatccAATCCAGTTGAAGAGGAATGCCActgagaaagcaagagaaaagcagatgaTCAAGCCCTCTTTAtataccaaggaaaaaaaatcaaacccttAAAATTGGCACACACAGGTTTTTCGCAGTGCTACATAAACCTAAGTGTGAAAATAACTATTTTGGGTTCTGAAACAgtctgggagaaaaataaagtttcaccATGTACTTACTGAAGAAAGTTAGCATGAAAATGCCATCATTCCCTATCCTCAGCTGGTCAGTGTCGTCAAAGTCATCCCGTGTCACAAAGTCATCCTCCTGCAaatcaaaaggagaaaagaatggGTGGATTTCAGTCAGTTCAATCCATACAGCAACCCCTCACCTGCATCTGCTTCTTCAAGATAGCAAACTGCACAGCCCTCAAAAAGCAGTGCACATTGGAAGGATACAAAATGCTTAGTTTATGTTTAAGGAAAGCCCCCTCAGGGAAATATATGACTAAATATCAAAAGGCTACAAATGCAAGCAATAAAAAATCCCAAGGATAGGATGCAGGCATCACATATTAAGTCAttggcattatttttatttatttgtttgtttgaagatAGTCAAGACTGCAAGTGTTGTTATTCTCAGTATAAAGAATGCCCCTgctcaaacagaaaaattaaacttttcatCTCAACCAGGAATTTGGCTTCTATAAAGAAGAAGTAGTGGAAATTTAATGCTATCAGGGGTGGGGGAACAGACTGAACAAGATGCAGTgttgaaaaaaaagatgtttaaaaaataaaaataaattaaaaaaaatactgcaatagAGGGAATGGTTTTATCATCTTTTTATCAACTAGACTGACTCCTGGGAAAGTCAACTAAGTAAACAGCAGGAGTATCAAGAGTAGGTACATTAGACTGCTGAAAATTTAATCCtaaatcttaaaacaaaacaatgaaaaaaaaaacaaaacaaaacactgacagAGCACAAAGCTATGGTATACTGCCTCTGTCAGCCTGCCAAACTAATCTGGATAGCAAATAGTGGCATTACTGAGATGTCTTACATCATCATTGCTGCCtagaggaatttttttttaaaaaaaagcaccaccaaCAATAAACACTCACCCCTCAGAACTCTTGGGAGCGTATAATATCACTGCCCTAAAAAGCTAAGTAAGAAAAGTCAGGACACTTGATAAGCAGGACTTAAACCAGAAAT harbors:
- the NDFIP1 gene encoding NEDD4 family-interacting protein 1; translation: MAAAEPGSGRYQQLQNEEEPGETAPVVNDAPPPYSSISAESTAYFDYKDESGFPKPPSYNVATTLPSYDEAERTKAEATIPLVPGREDDFVTRDDFDDTDQLRIGNDGIFMLTFFMAFLFNWIGFFLSFCLTTSAAGRYGAISGFGLSLIKWILIVRFSTYFPGYFDGQYWLWWVFLVLGFLLFLRGFINYAKVRKMPDTFSTLPRTRVLFIY